DNA sequence from the Maribacter dokdonensis DSW-8 genome:
CTTTATAAAACACCCAAACCAAAAACGCCCCCAACATGGCGCCGATCAGTTCTCCTACTAAATATTCAGGAACAAGGTCCCATGATACTTTGCCGGCTACGGCCAAAGCAATGGTTACCGCGGGGTTTAAGTGCGCCCCACTGTATGGACCTGCAACAACAACACCAACAAACACCGCCAGTGCCCAACCCGTGGTAATAACTATCCAACCAGAGCCATTGCCTTTAGTACCGTTCAAAACCACATTCGCTACCACTCCGTTACCTAAAAGAATAAGTAACATATTGCCTATAATTTCCGCTATTAAAATTGACATATCTAAAAAGTTGGTTAATGGTCAGTTTTTATTCTTCAATCCAATGTTGTGCGCATTTTACAGCTTTGTTCCAGTAATAGAGCATATTCTCTATTTTTTCTTTTGGAGCTTCTGGAAAAAACTCTTTATCAATGCTCCATTGCGATTGTATATCGTCTATACTGTCCCAATACCCAACGGCCAAACCTGCAAGGTACGCTGCACCCATTGCCGTCGTCTCTAAAGTTTTTGGTCTAATAATTTTAAAGCCGAACAAATCTGATTGTATCTGCATTAATAGGTTACTGGCACTTGCCCCACCATCTACACGAAGTTCAACACTTTCCTCACCTGAATCTGCCTCCATGGCCTTTACGATATCATAAACTTGAAATGCAATACCTTCAATGGTTGCACGTGCAATATGTGCATCTGTTGTACCCCTTGTAATTCCCATCATGGCTCCTCTGGCATATTGGTCCCAGTGCGGAGCGCCCAATCCAGTTAAGGCCGGCACAAAATACACTCCACCATTATCTTCAACCGTTTCTGCCAAATGATTGATTCCAGGTGCAGTTTTAACCATTTTAGCACCGTCTCTTAACCATTGTATTGCAGCCCCACCAACAAAAACACTCCCTTCTAGGGCATATGTAATTTCTCCGTTAATCTTCCAACCTATGGTAGTAAGTAAATTATTTTTAGAGTACACCGCTTTATCGCCAGTATTCATCAACAAAAAGCAGCCTGTACCATAGGTATTTTTGACCATACCCGGTTTAGTACACATTTGACCGAACAAAGCTGCCTGCTGATCGCCCGCAATACCTGCTATAGGAATTTTTGTTGAAAACAATGTTGTAGCCGTTGTTCCATAAACCTCACTACTTTGTTTCACTTCGGGCAGTACTGATTTGGGAATGTTCAAAAGGGTAAGAAGTTCTTGATCCCACTCTAACGTGTGAATATTGAACAACATGGTTCTACTTGCGTTAGACACATCTGTAATGAACATTTTACCTCTGGTCAACTTCCAAATCAACCAAGTATCTACAGTACCAAAACAGAGTTTTCCTGCTTCAGCTTTTTCCCTAGCACCCTCTACATTGTCAAGAATCCATTTAATTTTTGTTGCCGAAAAATAAGCATCAATGACCAGACCTGTTTTCTTTTTAATTAAATCTACATGACCATTATCCTTAAGTTCATCGCAATACTTGGCAGTTCTTCTATCTTGCCAAACAATGGCATTATAAATTGGTTCACTGGTTTCACGATCCCAAACTACAACTGTTTCTCGTTGATTGGTAATTCCTATTGCTGCTATGTTATCACCGGTGATACCTTGTTTTGCAATTACCTCCGCCGCTACAGATATTTGTGAGGACCAAATTTCATTAGGATCATGTTCAACCCATCCTGGTTTTGGAAATATCTGCTCAAATGGTTTTTGAGAAACCTTTACAATTTCACCGGCATGATTAAACAAAATGGCACGTGAAGAAGTTGTACCCTGATCTAATGCTAAAATTAATTTGGTATTCATTGAGTTGTTAATTTTAAGTTAATTCAATTGTAAGTTGACATCAATTGAATAGTTATTTTAAATAATATAGTTGGAAGTTACCTTCTTGTAATCTTCTACTTGTTTGGCTTGCCATTCGGAGTCTTTACCTAGTTCGCTTGCCATAATTTCTGCCACTCTTGGGGCCATCCTAACACTTTCCTTGGCATCCAATAACTGGCAACGGGTTCTACGGGCAAGAAAATCTTCTACATTAAGAGCCATTTCATTTTGAACGGCCCACACAACCTGTCCTTCTATTACACCTAATGAATTGCTAAGAGTAGTGTTCCACCCCTTTTCCTTGGAAAGTTTTAACAAAGGTTCTTCATCACTACCATAAAAGTATAGGGGGTTATTTAAGTCTACATCTTTTTTATAACCATGAATTTTAAGGTTTTTGGTTTTAGTAGCAATATGTGTCCATTGCTGGTTCTTTTCCGCTTTATCAACCAAATCTTCGCCCATTTTTCTAAATGTGGTCCATTTTCCGCCAACAATGGTCAACAGACCGGAATCTGATGAAAAGATTTTATGGCTGCGCGAAATCTCTTTTGTTTTATTTCCGTCCTCGCTTGGTGCCGCTAATGGTCTTAACCCCGCAAAAACACTTAAGACATCGCTTCGTTTTGGGGCTTTTGTCAAATACCTGGTTGCAGTGTTTAAAATAAATCCTATTTCATCTTCTAAAGCTATAGGTTCCAAAGATTCTTTTTTCACGGGAGTATCGGTAGTACCAACAATGACCTTATTATGCCAAGGCACTAAGAACAACACCCTACCATCATCTGTTTTAGGAATAGTAATGGCATCGTCACCAGGTAAAAAAGACTTATCCAACATGAGATGAACACCCTGGCTTGGAGCAATTGTTTTTTTAGACCCGGGAGCATCCATTTGCAACACATCATCAGCAAATACCCCAGTAGCGTTCACCACCTGTTTTCCCTTGATTTCAAAGGATTCTTTGCCTTCCTCATCAAAGACCTTAACTCCGGTAATTTTACCGTTGGCATCTTTCAACAAACCTTCAACAGCACAATAATTAGCCACAACAGCGCCTAATTCCACAGCACTTTGCAAGGTATTGACCGCCAAACGAGAGTCGTCAAACTGACCATCATAATATAGCACACCTGCCGATATTTTATCAGGATTTATTAAAGAGATTCGCTCTAAGGTCTTTGTTTTGGATAAACGTTTAGACCTGCCAAGACTTAATCTACCCGCTAACAAATCATAGAATGTTAAGCCAATAGTATATAGAATTTCATCATATAGGCCATGTGTTGGTATCACAAAAGATTGGGTTTTGGTTATGTGAGGGGCATTTTTTAACAAAAGACCTCTTTCTACAACCGCCTCCCGCACCAAGCCTATGTTTCCTTGAGCCAAATATCGCACTCCGCCATGCACCAATTTTGTTGCTTTACTGGATGTTGATTTAGTAAAATCCGATTTCTCCAACAAAGCGACCGAATACCCTCTAGCCGATGCCTCTAATGCTATTCCAATTCCCGTAGCACCGCCACCAATTATAATAAAGTCATAAGTATTAGGTGTAACCTTCAACTTACTAATCATTTCTTTTCTTTTCACAAAATTTCCTTTTATTACGTTTTATATCAAAATTGACGCTAAAAATACAATAAACAGAAACAATTCAAAATAAAATATTATTTAAATGTTACTAGAAACATCATAAAACAACTCATTTAAACAATTATGAAGTATAAAAATTACGAACTATTTAATTATTTCTTGATTCAGATAATACAAGTATAGACTCTTAATCCTCTACGCTATTTTTGAAATAAAGTTTCGTTTTGTTACTATTATGAATCTTGTTCATAGCCACCCTTTTACATAAAAGCTTATATATTTGTATAAACCGAAACCCACTTACGTTGAATATTGTAGACCGCCATAAATTAATTTTAAGCAAACTAGAAGAGCAAGGTTTTGTAAAGGTGAATGACCTTAGCAAGGAATTCAACGTATCTCTAGTGACCATTAGAAAAGATCTTAAATTATTAGAAGATCGAAAATTACTTTTTAGATCTCACGGCAAAGCCATACCTGCCAACCCATATATTGTTGAAAATTCGGTTAATATTAAAGAGAAATTTCATCAGGAGGAAAAAAATAAAATTGCGATCGCCGCAGCTTCTAACCTTGAATCTAATGATTGTATTATAATAGCCTCAGGCACATCAGTAATAGAATTTGCCAGGCATATAAAACCAATTGAAGGCCTTACCGTTTTAACCGCATCTTTAAACACGGCATTAATATTGGGGGAACACAATGAAATAGATGTTATGCAACTTGGCGGCAACATAAGGTCCAGTTCATCTTCGGTAGTGGGCCCAATAGCAGAGAAAATGCTTACGGAGTTCACCTTTACCAAATTATTTTTGGGAGTTGATGGTATTGACCTTGAATTTGGGCTTACCACTACAAGCTCTATGGAAGCGTCTTTGAACAAACAAATGATAAAAGCTGCACAAAAAATTATTGTACTGGCAGATTCATCTAAATTCAATAAAAAAGGATTTGGTAGAATTTGTGGAATAGATGAAGTTGACCACATTATTACGGATGCCGGTATTGACGAAAAGACAAAAGCAAGACTCATCAAATTAGGTGTAGAACTTACTATCGTTTAAAAACGAAGGTCATG
Encoded proteins:
- a CDS encoding DeoR/GlpR family DNA-binding transcription regulator produces the protein MNIVDRHKLILSKLEEQGFVKVNDLSKEFNVSLVTIRKDLKLLEDRKLLFRSHGKAIPANPYIVENSVNIKEKFHQEEKNKIAIAAASNLESNDCIIIASGTSVIEFARHIKPIEGLTVLTASLNTALILGEHNEIDVMQLGGNIRSSSSSVVGPIAEKMLTEFTFTKLFLGVDGIDLEFGLTTTSSMEASLNKQMIKAAQKIIVLADSSKFNKKGFGRICGIDEVDHIITDAGIDEKTKARLIKLGVELTIV
- the glpK gene encoding glycerol kinase GlpK, with the protein product MNTKLILALDQGTTSSRAILFNHAGEIVKVSQKPFEQIFPKPGWVEHDPNEIWSSQISVAAEVIAKQGITGDNIAAIGITNQRETVVVWDRETSEPIYNAIVWQDRRTAKYCDELKDNGHVDLIKKKTGLVIDAYFSATKIKWILDNVEGAREKAEAGKLCFGTVDTWLIWKLTRGKMFITDVSNASRTMLFNIHTLEWDQELLTLLNIPKSVLPEVKQSSEVYGTTATTLFSTKIPIAGIAGDQQAALFGQMCTKPGMVKNTYGTGCFLLMNTGDKAVYSKNNLLTTIGWKINGEITYALEGSVFVGGAAIQWLRDGAKMVKTAPGINHLAETVEDNGGVYFVPALTGLGAPHWDQYARGAMMGITRGTTDAHIARATIEGIAFQVYDIVKAMEADSGEESVELRVDGGASASNLLMQIQSDLFGFKIIRPKTLETTAMGAAYLAGLAVGYWDSIDDIQSQWSIDKEFFPEAPKEKIENMLYYWNKAVKCAQHWIEE
- a CDS encoding glycerol-3-phosphate dehydrogenase/oxidase; its protein translation is MKRKEMISKLKVTPNTYDFIIIGGGATGIGIALEASARGYSVALLEKSDFTKSTSSKATKLVHGGVRYLAQGNIGLVREAVVERGLLLKNAPHITKTQSFVIPTHGLYDEILYTIGLTFYDLLAGRLSLGRSKRLSKTKTLERISLINPDKISAGVLYYDGQFDDSRLAVNTLQSAVELGAVVANYCAVEGLLKDANGKITGVKVFDEEGKESFEIKGKQVVNATGVFADDVLQMDAPGSKKTIAPSQGVHLMLDKSFLPGDDAITIPKTDDGRVLFLVPWHNKVIVGTTDTPVKKESLEPIALEDEIGFILNTATRYLTKAPKRSDVLSVFAGLRPLAAPSEDGNKTKEISRSHKIFSSDSGLLTIVGGKWTTFRKMGEDLVDKAEKNQQWTHIATKTKNLKIHGYKKDVDLNNPLYFYGSDEEPLLKLSKEKGWNTTLSNSLGVIEGQVVWAVQNEMALNVEDFLARRTRCQLLDAKESVRMAPRVAEIMASELGKDSEWQAKQVEDYKKVTSNYII